Proteins from one Gossypium raimondii isolate GPD5lz chromosome 8, ASM2569854v1, whole genome shotgun sequence genomic window:
- the LOC105790809 gene encoding metal tolerance protein C1, with amino-acid sequence MGFRFQNLNPMFRSYLSRLSSSPRNLHPNPIIIQSLNPHFQIYPPQVFSDNPIYNIPRRWHLGHSHGHHDHHHNLTKEGEKIFRLGLGADIGLATSKALTGYLSGSTAIIADAAHSISDVVLSGIALWSFKAANAPKDKEHPYGHGKFETLGALGISCMLLATASGIAWHALELLIGLLSTAPEAVNGHSLVHGDSHHHGIDMDHPILALNMTIIAICIKEGLYWITKRAGERQGSGLMMANAWHHRADAISSVVALIGVGGSILGVKFLDPLAGLVVSGMILKAGLETGYQSVLELVDAALPTEQLEPINQTILQVKGVKGCHRMRGRRAGSNLYLDAHIVVDPFSSVSAAHGIGENVRHQIHKSHPEVTEVFIHIDPAYVEFSPDVMDQNEGSKTITEQNSNMSVGEGNVQAIVSHILSSKFPKKFKVERITQHTLQGKMVLEVEVTMPPEIMIREAMDTAKEAEKEIMKAASNIVHVNLQLRLGRPIPQFRYI; translated from the exons ATGGGATTCAGGTTCCAAAATCTAAATCCCATGTTCAGATCATACCTCTCTAGACTCTCTTCTTCACCCAGAAATCTACACCCCAACCCCATTATAATTCAGTCGCTCAATccccattttcaaatttacccTCCTCAGGTCTTCTCTGATAATCCCATTTACAACATCCCCAGACGGTGGCATTTGGGTCATTCTCATGGTCACCATGATCACCACCACAATTTGACCAAGGAAGGCGAGAAAATATTTCGCTTGGGTCTGGGAGCGGATATCGGTTTAGCTACTAGTAAAGCTTTAACTGGCTACTTATCTGGAAGTACCGCCATCATTGCCGACGCCGCCCATTCGATATCGGACGTG GTTCTTAGTGGAATTGCTTTATGGTCATTCAAAGCCGCAAATGCGCCCAAGGACAAAGAACACCCATATG GACATGGTAAGTTTGAAACTCTTGGAGCTCTGGGAATTTCTTGTATGCTTTTGGCTACTGCTAGTGGAATTGCTTGGCATGCTTTAGAGCTCCTAATT GGGTTACTGTCCACTGCTCCTGAAGCTGTTAATGGTCATTCATTGGTTCACGGGGATAGCCATCATCATGGAATTGATATGGATCACCCTATTCTAGCTTTGAATATGACCATTATAGCAATATGTATTAAAGAAGG GCTTTATTGGATAACAAAAAGAGCTGGGGAAAGGCAAGGTAGTGGATTGATGATGGCAAATGCATGGCATCACCGTGCAGATGCGATTTCATCGGTAGTTGCACTTATTGGGGTTG GAGGCTCTATTCTTGGAGTAAAGTTTTTAGATCCTCTTGCTGGACTGGTTGTCTCAGGAATGATTCTAAAAGCTGGGCTGGAAACTGGATACCAGAG CGTCCTTGAACTCGTTGATGCTGCCTTACCTACAGAACAATTGGAGCCCATAAATCAAACAATTCTACAAGTTAAAGGAGTCAAG GGATGCCATCGAATGAGAGGAAGGAGAGCTGGTTCTAATCTGTACCTTGATGCACATATTGTG GTTGATCCCTTTTCTAGTGTTAGTGCTGCACATGGCATTGGCGAAAATGTTCGTCACCAAATTCATAAATCCCACCCCGAAGTAACCGAAGTTTTCATACACATTG ATCCTGCCTATGTAGAGTTCTCCCCTGATGTAATGGACCAAAATGAAGGTTCGAAGACAATCACGGAACAGAATAGTAACATGTCTGTCGGTGAAGGGAATGTTCAAGCAATTGTTTCTCATATTCTCTCATCAAAGTTTCCAAAG AAATTTAAGGTCGAGCGCATCACCCAACACACCTTGCAAGGGAAGATGGTACTTGAAGTTGAGGTTACCATGCCACCAGAGATTATGATCCG CGAAGCCATGGACACAGCGAAGGAAGCAGAGAAGGAGATAATGAAGGCAGCTTCAAACATTGTTCATGTCAACCTGCAGCTGAGATTGGGACGCCCAATTCCACAATTCAGATATATTTAA
- the LOC105793142 gene encoding uncharacterized protein LOC105793142 — MHNLRAHKLMVDTLCPICRAEEETVSHLFRDCTFTQQVQRELGVTNSTTNRESNWKKWLALEFENYSNEACKIRAISFWALWYNCNRISHEGIRERAHEIVRFINAYYSEITQMGEILKNRQETKRFVWEPPVDDAVKINFDASFNQYSRISCSLVIARNKEGLVMASCTYSWENISDPVIAEAMACLQAVTMAEEIGFQDICVEGDALTVIRKLNSTKEDRSCISSMIQEINGRTPNFRRMCFRFVPREANKAVHGMAMEGWRYDNPLYWMEEVPHAVEGLVNCDRSGRDDGG, encoded by the coding sequence ATGCATAACCTGAGAGCCCATAAGCTTATGGTGGATACGCTTTGTCCAATATGCCGAGCAGAAGAGGAAACGGTGAGCCATCTTTTTCGGGATTGCACTTTTACTCAACAGGTACAGCGGGAGTTGGGGGTGACTAACTCAACTACCAACAGAGAATCAAATTGGAAAAAATGGTTAGCATTAGAGTTTGAGAATTATAGTAATGAAGCATGTAAAATCAGAGCTATTTCTTTTTGGGCTCTTTGGTACAATTGCAACAGAATTTCCCATGAAGGGATAAGGGAGCGAGCACATGAAATTGTGAGGTTTATCAATGCTTATTATTCAGAAATAACGCAAATGGGTGAGATATTGAAGAATAGGCAAGAGACTAAAAGATTTGTGTGGGAACCACCTGTTGATGATgctgtaaaaattaattttgatgcttCTTTTAATCAATATTCTCGAATATCATGTTCACTAGTCATTGCGCGGAATAAAGAAGGATTGGTGATGGCATCGTGTACTTACTCATGGGAGAATATTTCAGATCCGGTTATAGCCGAGGCAATGGCGTGTTTGCAGGCTGTTACTATGGCCGAGGAAATAGGTTTTCAAGATATATGTGTTGAGGGAGACGCGCTAACtgtaattagaaaactaaactCTACAAAAGAAGATAGATCATGTATTAGCAGTATGATTCAAGAAATCAATGGGAGAACACCCAATTTTAGAAGAATGTGTTTTAGATTTGTACCGAGGGAAGCCAATAAAGCGGTACATGGGATGGCGATGGAAGGATGGAGATATGATAACCCCCTATACTGGATGGAGGAAGTACCGCATGCAGTGGAAGGATTGGTGAACTGCGATAGGAGTGGCAGAGATGATGGCGGATAA